A single genomic interval of Verrucomicrobiota bacterium harbors:
- a CDS encoding PEP-CTERM sorting domain-containing protein, producing the protein MNSALHKILLIPPFLFASMAAAQIINVRDPGFDGTVTDGGTGDTLLSEPGLFTSDWTTGTRLGVGWSFSTVGAPDAAALENTTRMFSLVQSINVTGVSTTASPFTFSIDAARTGTGDLTTNIGIRIYSWAIGETAPRIDQNKSQTDWTSLFEDPGDASLLLSQQLVSEGDFVTAGGLVAGELTGTYTSNFVLPENHAFVSIVFSGRSNPSASASFDDLSIVVVPEPSSFGLFAGALAASCLLLRRQRHS; encoded by the coding sequence CTGCGGCTCAGATCATCAATGTACGAGATCCGGGTTTTGACGGAACAGTTACCGACGGAGGAACCGGTGACACGTTGTTGAGTGAACCTGGGCTTTTTACCAGCGATTGGACCACCGGGACGCGATTAGGTGTGGGATGGTCTTTTTCAACGGTTGGTGCGCCTGACGCTGCAGCCTTGGAAAACACTACAAGAATGTTCTCTCTGGTTCAGTCGATCAATGTGACTGGCGTCTCAACGACCGCTTCTCCATTCACCTTTTCGATAGATGCAGCGAGAACTGGAACTGGTGATTTAACCACGAATATCGGCATTCGAATTTACTCTTGGGCAATCGGCGAAACAGCGCCTCGAATCGACCAAAATAAAAGCCAGACTGATTGGACAAGCCTTTTCGAGGATCCTGGCGATGCTTCGCTTCTCCTGAGCCAACAGCTCGTCTCTGAAGGTGATTTTGTCACCGCTGGTGGATTGGTAGCGGGTGAACTCACAGGGACATACACAAGCAACTTCGTCCTGCCTGAAAACCACGCATTCGTCTCGATCGTTTTTTCAGGTCGCTCTAACCCCTCCGCAAGCGCAAGCTTCGACGATCTGTCAATCGTTGTGGTGCCCGAGCCATCTAGCTTCGGCCTATTTGCTGGTGCACTGGCAGCTTCCTGTCTCCTTCTTCGTCGCCAACGGCATTCGTGA